A genome region from Synchiropus splendidus isolate RoL2022-P1 chromosome 5, RoL_Sspl_1.0, whole genome shotgun sequence includes the following:
- the LOC128759224 gene encoding disintegrin and metalloproteinase domain-containing protein 10-like isoform X1, giving the protein MISATLITIVLVHLHCVTCDHNLKKYIRYHEGLSYNRVTLHNSHQRAKRALSSEEKIVRLEFHSHGRQFNLRMTKDVSTFSPDAIEEVDGVEMPLDASHIYSGDIFGEEGSLVHGGVIDGRFIGFIKTHHGTFHVERAEMYFKDKKVPFHSIIYHEDNVNLPHKYEAHGGCANSLDFERMKRYQDSQVHKPLHGLKRVFKYANLRGPVHSRKKRDADKVVCELLIQTDHLFFKKFGSREAVKVEISNYLRAVNEIYRPIDFNGIQNIGFVAKRTKINTTERGNDRSNPFRFANIGIEKFLDLNADQNHDEYCLAYVFTDRDFDDGVLGLAYVGSPTAGICTKSALQANRRKQSLNTGVITIQNYNTYIPDKVKFVTFAHEIGHNFGSKHDVTPACTPGQSKVPSEKANGNFIMFPKATSGEKPNNDKFSPCSIEMMSKVLKSKKDLCFVESGLPICGNKIVEEGEVCDCGDEEECDDPCCYNSDEDRGKRCQLQPGKICSPSQGPCCTEECTYKEDNILCREESECAKDGFCNGQSATCPPSQWKKDLTVCNSDTQVCISGICSGSICQRHGLEACYIPNTGGYVDIEVLCYVQCEEKSNPDSCAYSGSDQLAKHFKHRNISLQPGAPCDDFTGYCDVFAKCRAVDADGPLLILTNALFNPELYESLLEWAMDFWWATLLIAGGFVSLMALLIKFFSVHTPSSNPSLPPPKHLPDLKRHPGHKHKDPEECEEGSEENEQQSTERQKKSASKETPPAKKKQQAAEKPQKSSRRQQEPSQKQQKSSRRQQESSQKQKPSTREEPQSPRGKKKQKEKKSRRR; this is encoded by the exons GCAGTTTAACCTCCGGATGACTAAGGATGTGAGTACATTTTCTCCggatgctattgaagaagtGGATGGAGTGGAAATGCCACTGGACGCCTCCCACATTTacagtggggacatttttg GTGAGGAGGGTTCCCTGGTTCATGGCGGTGTGATTGACGGGCGCTTTATAGGCTTCATTAAAACTCACCATGGAACTTTCCACGTGGAACGAGCTGAGATGTACTTCAAGGACAAAAAAGTGCCCTTCCACTCCATCATTTATCATGAGGACAACGTTA ATCTTCCCCATAAATATGAAGCACATGGTGGCTGTGCTAATTCCTTGGATTTTGAGAGGATGAAGAGGTACCAAGACTCTCAAGTTCACAAGCCACTCCAT GGACTGAAGAGAGTGTTTAAATATGCAAACCTTCGAGGTCCTGTCCATTCGAGGAAGAAAAGGGACGCTGATAAAGTGGTCTGCGAACTCCTAATTCAGACCGACCACCTCTTCTTCAAAAAATTTGGCTCACGAGAGGCCGTCAAGGTGGAG ATCAGCAACTATCTTCGTGCAGTCAATGAGATTTACAGACCGATAGACTTCAATGGGATTCAGAATATCGGCTTTGTTGCTAAACGAACCAAG atcaATACAACTGAACGAGGGAATGATAGGTCCAATCCTTTTCGATTTGCAAACATTGGAATTGAGAAGTTTTTAGACCTCAATGCTGATCAGAACCATGATGAGTACTGCCTGGCTTACGTCTtcacagacagggactttgacGACGGTGTCCTCGGCCTGGCCTACGTGGGATCTCCCACAG CGGGCATCTGCACCAAGAGCGCTCTCCAGGCTAATCGGAGGAAACAGTCTCTTAACACTGGCGTCATTACTATTCAGAATTACAATACCTACATTCCGGACAAAGTCAAGTTTGTCACCTTTGCTCATGAGATCGGCCACAACTTTGGTTCCAAA CACGATGTTACGCCGGCGTGCACACCTGGACAATCAAAGGTTCCGTCAGAGAAGGCAAATGGGAACTTTATCATGTTTCCAAAGGCCACATCTGGagaaaaacccaacaatgaCAAGTTTTCACCCTGCAGCATTGAAATGATGAGCAAGGTGTTAAAGAGCAAGAAGGACCTCTGTTTTGTTG AGTCAGGGCTCCCAATTTGTGGCAACAAAATAGTGGAAGAGGGGGAAGTGTGTGACTGCGGCGACGAAGAGGAATGTGACGATCCTTGCTGCTACAACTCGGATGAAGACAGGGGCAAGCGGTGCCAACTCCAGCCCGGGAAAATTTGCAG CCCGAGCCAAGGCCCATGTTGCACAGAGGAGTGCACTTATAAGGAAGACAATATCCTGTGCAGGGAGGAATCCGAGTGTGCCAAAGATGGCTTTTGTAACGGACAAAGTGCTACGTGTCCGCCATCACAATGGAAGAAAGACCTGACTGTTTGCAATTCCGACACCCAAGTCTGCATCAGTGGG ATCTGCTCTGGATCCATTTGCCAGCGACATGGGCTGGAAGCTTGCTACATTCCCAACACAGGCGGTTATGTAGACATTGAGGTGCTGTGCTACGTCCAGTGCGAGGAGAAAT cAAACCCTGACTCATGCGCCTACTCAGGCTCAGACCAATTGGCTAAACACTTCAAGCACCGAAATATTAGCCTGCAGCCTGGAGCTCCCTGCGACGACTTCACAGGGTACTGtgatgtttttgcaaagtgtcGTGCAGTGGACGCTGACGGCCCACTTTTGATACTAACAAATGCCCTTTTTAATCCAGAACTATATGAATCACTTCTGGAATGGGCGATG gaTTTCTGGTGGGCCACGTTGTTGATAGCCGGTGGTTTTGTTTCGCTGATGGCACTTTTAATCAAATTCTTCAGTGTGCACACCCCCAGCAGTAACCCCAGCCTCCCGCCACCAAAGCATCTGCCAG ATCTAAAAAGACATCCGGGCCACAAGCACAAGGATCCTGAAGAGTGTGAAGAGGGATCTGAGGAGAATGAACAGCAATCTACTGAGAGGCAAAAGAAATCTGCTTCGAAGGAAACGCCACCTGCGAAGAAGAAACAGCAAGCTGCTGAGAAGCCACAAAAATCTTCTCGGCGGCAGCAGGAACCGTCACAGAAGCAACAGAAATCATCTCGCCGGCAGCAGGAATCTTCTCAGAAGCAAAAGCCATCTACACGGGAAGAGCCGCAATCGCCACGCGGGAAAAAgaagcagaaagagaaaaaatcAAGGAGACGGTGA
- the LOC128759224 gene encoding disintegrin and metalloproteinase domain-containing protein 10-like isoform X2, whose product MTKDVSTFSPDAIEEVDGVEMPLDASHIYSGDIFGEEGSLVHGGVIDGRFIGFIKTHHGTFHVERAEMYFKDKKVPFHSIIYHEDNVNLPHKYEAHGGCANSLDFERMKRYQDSQVHKPLHGLKRVFKYANLRGPVHSRKKRDADKVVCELLIQTDHLFFKKFGSREAVKVEISNYLRAVNEIYRPIDFNGIQNIGFVAKRTKINTTERGNDRSNPFRFANIGIEKFLDLNADQNHDEYCLAYVFTDRDFDDGVLGLAYVGSPTAGICTKSALQANRRKQSLNTGVITIQNYNTYIPDKVKFVTFAHEIGHNFGSKHDVTPACTPGQSKVPSEKANGNFIMFPKATSGEKPNNDKFSPCSIEMMSKVLKSKKDLCFVESGLPICGNKIVEEGEVCDCGDEEECDDPCCYNSDEDRGKRCQLQPGKICSPSQGPCCTEECTYKEDNILCREESECAKDGFCNGQSATCPPSQWKKDLTVCNSDTQVCISGICSGSICQRHGLEACYIPNTGGYVDIEVLCYVQCEEKSNPDSCAYSGSDQLAKHFKHRNISLQPGAPCDDFTGYCDVFAKCRAVDADGPLLILTNALFNPELYESLLEWAMDFWWATLLIAGGFVSLMALLIKFFSVHTPSSNPSLPPPKHLPDLKRHPGHKHKDPEECEEGSEENEQQSTERQKKSASKETPPAKKKQQAAEKPQKSSRRQQEPSQKQQKSSRRQQESSQKQKPSTREEPQSPRGKKKQKEKKSRRR is encoded by the exons ATGACTAAGGATGTGAGTACATTTTCTCCggatgctattgaagaagtGGATGGAGTGGAAATGCCACTGGACGCCTCCCACATTTacagtggggacatttttg GTGAGGAGGGTTCCCTGGTTCATGGCGGTGTGATTGACGGGCGCTTTATAGGCTTCATTAAAACTCACCATGGAACTTTCCACGTGGAACGAGCTGAGATGTACTTCAAGGACAAAAAAGTGCCCTTCCACTCCATCATTTATCATGAGGACAACGTTA ATCTTCCCCATAAATATGAAGCACATGGTGGCTGTGCTAATTCCTTGGATTTTGAGAGGATGAAGAGGTACCAAGACTCTCAAGTTCACAAGCCACTCCAT GGACTGAAGAGAGTGTTTAAATATGCAAACCTTCGAGGTCCTGTCCATTCGAGGAAGAAAAGGGACGCTGATAAAGTGGTCTGCGAACTCCTAATTCAGACCGACCACCTCTTCTTCAAAAAATTTGGCTCACGAGAGGCCGTCAAGGTGGAG ATCAGCAACTATCTTCGTGCAGTCAATGAGATTTACAGACCGATAGACTTCAATGGGATTCAGAATATCGGCTTTGTTGCTAAACGAACCAAG atcaATACAACTGAACGAGGGAATGATAGGTCCAATCCTTTTCGATTTGCAAACATTGGAATTGAGAAGTTTTTAGACCTCAATGCTGATCAGAACCATGATGAGTACTGCCTGGCTTACGTCTtcacagacagggactttgacGACGGTGTCCTCGGCCTGGCCTACGTGGGATCTCCCACAG CGGGCATCTGCACCAAGAGCGCTCTCCAGGCTAATCGGAGGAAACAGTCTCTTAACACTGGCGTCATTACTATTCAGAATTACAATACCTACATTCCGGACAAAGTCAAGTTTGTCACCTTTGCTCATGAGATCGGCCACAACTTTGGTTCCAAA CACGATGTTACGCCGGCGTGCACACCTGGACAATCAAAGGTTCCGTCAGAGAAGGCAAATGGGAACTTTATCATGTTTCCAAAGGCCACATCTGGagaaaaacccaacaatgaCAAGTTTTCACCCTGCAGCATTGAAATGATGAGCAAGGTGTTAAAGAGCAAGAAGGACCTCTGTTTTGTTG AGTCAGGGCTCCCAATTTGTGGCAACAAAATAGTGGAAGAGGGGGAAGTGTGTGACTGCGGCGACGAAGAGGAATGTGACGATCCTTGCTGCTACAACTCGGATGAAGACAGGGGCAAGCGGTGCCAACTCCAGCCCGGGAAAATTTGCAG CCCGAGCCAAGGCCCATGTTGCACAGAGGAGTGCACTTATAAGGAAGACAATATCCTGTGCAGGGAGGAATCCGAGTGTGCCAAAGATGGCTTTTGTAACGGACAAAGTGCTACGTGTCCGCCATCACAATGGAAGAAAGACCTGACTGTTTGCAATTCCGACACCCAAGTCTGCATCAGTGGG ATCTGCTCTGGATCCATTTGCCAGCGACATGGGCTGGAAGCTTGCTACATTCCCAACACAGGCGGTTATGTAGACATTGAGGTGCTGTGCTACGTCCAGTGCGAGGAGAAAT cAAACCCTGACTCATGCGCCTACTCAGGCTCAGACCAATTGGCTAAACACTTCAAGCACCGAAATATTAGCCTGCAGCCTGGAGCTCCCTGCGACGACTTCACAGGGTACTGtgatgtttttgcaaagtgtcGTGCAGTGGACGCTGACGGCCCACTTTTGATACTAACAAATGCCCTTTTTAATCCAGAACTATATGAATCACTTCTGGAATGGGCGATG gaTTTCTGGTGGGCCACGTTGTTGATAGCCGGTGGTTTTGTTTCGCTGATGGCACTTTTAATCAAATTCTTCAGTGTGCACACCCCCAGCAGTAACCCCAGCCTCCCGCCACCAAAGCATCTGCCAG ATCTAAAAAGACATCCGGGCCACAAGCACAAGGATCCTGAAGAGTGTGAAGAGGGATCTGAGGAGAATGAACAGCAATCTACTGAGAGGCAAAAGAAATCTGCTTCGAAGGAAACGCCACCTGCGAAGAAGAAACAGCAAGCTGCTGAGAAGCCACAAAAATCTTCTCGGCGGCAGCAGGAACCGTCACAGAAGCAACAGAAATCATCTCGCCGGCAGCAGGAATCTTCTCAGAAGCAAAAGCCATCTACACGGGAAGAGCCGCAATCGCCACGCGGGAAAAAgaagcagaaagagaaaaaatcAAGGAGACGGTGA
- the lipca gene encoding hepatic triacylglycerol lipase, translating into MKLTGSAVVLLRVFCCYVIVACVVAGGRKIKGNKDDHGRRMKDDHVISSVFTLFHGGEDTCTLELTQLHSLASCGFNSSNPLIIITHGWSVNGQMESWVMRLASVLKTQLKEVNVVITDWLLLAHDHYTTAVQRTRTVGKDIAHLVQTLEGHYNYPYRNVHLIGYSLGAHISGFAGSYLAGPEKIGRITGLDPAGPLFEGMSASERLSPDDAEFVDAIHTFTHERMGLSVGIKQPVAHYDFYPNGGDFQPGCALRHIYHHISQHGLLGFQQTVKCAHERSVDLFIDSLLHDDKQSTGYGCWSHSAFVKGLCLDCRKNRCNKLGYNIRKVHTGTSRKLYLKTGRQMPYKLFHYQFKIQLVNQTERAKPALTISITGTNEESGDIPISFNEEFYRRKTYTFLITLDRDLGELMMLRMQWEAQPTWTNMWDRVKTMMPWCTQGNSPLLTVGRVSIKAGDTQRRVSFCAMTEEEQQVEVNKSIVFVRCKEETKKKREDK; encoded by the exons ATGAAGCTCACCGGTTCTGCCGTGGTCCTGCTGAGGGTGTTCTGCTGTTACGTCATAGTGGCTTGTGTCGTAGCTGGAGGCAGGAAAATAAAAGGAAACAAAGACG ATCATGGCCGGAGGATGAAAGACGATCATGTCATCAGCTCAGTGTTCACGTTGTTTCACGGAGGTGAAGACACCTGTACACTGGAGCTAACACAGCTGCACTCGCTTGCGTCCTGCGGCTTCAACAGCAGCAAtcccctcatcatcatcactcacGGGTGGTCG GTGAACGGTCAGATGGAGAGCTGGGTGATGAGACTGGCCTCAGTGCTGAAAACACAACTAAAAGAAGTCAACGTAGTGATCACTGACTGGCTGCTGTTGGCTCATGATCACTATACCACAGCTGTACAGAGGACACGGACTGTTGGAAAAGACATCGCTCACCTTGTGCAAACCCTGGAA GGACACTATAATTACCCGTACAGAAACGTTCATTTGATTGGTTATAGTCTTGGTGCACACATCTCCGGATTCGCAGGCAGTTATCTGGCGGGCCCAGAAAAGATTGGAAGAATTACTG GTCTGGATCCAGCCGGGCCTCTGTTTGAAGGCATGTCTGCGTCAGAAAGACTCTCTCCTGACGATGCCGAGTTTGTAGACGCCATCCACACGTTCACACACGAACGCATGGGTCTCAGCGTGGGCATCAAGCAGCCGGTTGCACATTATGACTTTTATCCCAATGGAGGAGACTTCCAACCTGGTTGTGCCCTGCGTCACATCTACCACCACATTTCTCAGCACGGGCTCCTGG GATTTCAGCAGACAGTGAAATGTGCTCATGAGCGCTCAGTGGACCTTTTCATCGATTCTTTGCTGCATGACGATAAGCAGAGCACGGGCTACGGCTGCTGGAGCCACAGCGCCTTTGTCAAAGGTCTGTGTCTGGACTGTCGCAAGAACCGCTGCAACAAACTTGGCTACAACATCAGGAAGGTCCACACAGGAACCAGCAGAAAGCTGTACTTGAAAACAGGCCGCCAGATGCCATATAAAC TCTTTCACTACCAGTTCAAGATCCAGCTTGTTAACCAGACTGAGAGGGCGAAACCAGCACTCACCATCTCCATCACGGGAACCAACGAGGAGAGCGGAGACATTCCCATTTCCTT CAATGAAGAATTTTACAGACGCAAGACCTACACCTTCCTGATCACCTTGGACAGAGATCTGGGTGAGCTGATGATGCTCAGGATGCAATGGGAGGCTCAGCCTACGTGGACGAACATGTGGGACCGAGTCAAGACCATGATGCCGTGGTGCACCCAAGGGAACAGTCCACTGCTGACTGTGGGCAGGGTCAGCATCAAAGCAGGAGACACGCAGAGAAg GGTATCTTTTTGTGCcatgacagaagaagaacagcagGTTGAAGTGAACAAATCTATAGTGTTTGTGCGCTGTAAGGAAGAGACgaagaagaaaagagaggaCAAGTAG
- the aqp9b gene encoding aquaporin-9b isoform X1: MESESKIKMKEKFGLRRDIVKEFLAEFLGIFVLILFGCGSVAQTVLSKGTLGEPLTIHIGFTLGVMMAVYMAGGVSGAHVNPAVSLAMVILGKLPIKKFPVYVAAQFLGAFAGSCAVYGLYYDAFMDYTDGEYIVSGANATANIFASYPAKHLSVLNGFVDQVIATGALVLCILAITDQKNIGAPKGMEPLCIGLIILAIGVSMGLNCGYPINPARDLGPRFFTAVAGWGMEVFRAGGCWWWIPVVGPMVGGAVGAGIYFLLIELHHTEPDKKEENNVQEKYEMVTLS; the protein is encoded by the exons ATGGAAAGTGAGAGCAAGATCAAAATGAAGGAGAAATTCGGACTGAGGCGAGACATTGTCAAGGAGTTCCTGGCGGAGTTTCTGGGAATATTTGTCCTAATT CTTTTCGGGTGTGGATCAGTGGCCCAGACGGTGCTGAGCAAGGGAACACTCGGGGAGCCCCTCACCATCCACATCGGTTTCACTCTTGGAGTCATGATGGCCGTCTACATGGCAGGGGGAGTGTCAG GAGCCCATGTGAACCCTGCAGTCTCACTCGCGATGGTCATCCTGGGAAAGCTGCCCATCAAGAAGTTTCCTGTGTATGTGGCTGCTCAGTTCCTGGGTGCTTTTGCTGGTTCCTGTGCTGTTTACGGGTTGTATTACG ATGCGTTCATGGATTACACTGACGGAGAGTACATTGTTAGCGGTGCAAACGCTACTGCCAACATCTTTGCATCATATCCTGCCAAACATCTGTCGGTCTTAAACGGATTTGTCGACCAA GTCATTGCAACTGGCGCTCTGGTTCTCTGCATCCTGGCCATCACTGACCAGAAGAACATCGGGGCCCCCAAAGGCATGGAACCTCTCTGCATAGGTCTGATCATCCTTGCAATCGGGGTGTCCATGGGTCTGAACTGTGGCTACCCCATTAACCCGGCTCGAGACCTGGGCCCGCGCTTCTTCACGGCTGTAGCTGGATGGGGCATGGAAGTGTTTCG AGCTGGTGGTTGCTGGTGGTGGATCCCAGTAGTCGGACCCATGGTCGGGGGAGCAGTTGGAGCCGGTATTTACTTTCTACTGATTGAATTGCACCACACAGAGCctgataaaaaagaagaaaacaacgtCCAGGAGAAGTATGAAATGGTGACCTTGAGTTAA
- the aqp9b gene encoding aquaporin-9b isoform X2 — MESESKIKMKEKFGLRRDIVKEFLAEFLGIFVLILFGCGSVAQTVLSKGTLGEPLTIHIGFTLGVMMAVYMAGGVSDAFMDYTDGEYIVSGANATANIFASYPAKHLSVLNGFVDQVIATGALVLCILAITDQKNIGAPKGMEPLCIGLIILAIGVSMGLNCGYPINPARDLGPRFFTAVAGWGMEVFRAGGCWWWIPVVGPMVGGAVGAGIYFLLIELHHTEPDKKEENNVQEKYEMVTLS, encoded by the exons ATGGAAAGTGAGAGCAAGATCAAAATGAAGGAGAAATTCGGACTGAGGCGAGACATTGTCAAGGAGTTCCTGGCGGAGTTTCTGGGAATATTTGTCCTAATT CTTTTCGGGTGTGGATCAGTGGCCCAGACGGTGCTGAGCAAGGGAACACTCGGGGAGCCCCTCACCATCCACATCGGTTTCACTCTTGGAGTCATGATGGCCGTCTACATGGCAGGGGGAGTGTCAG ATGCGTTCATGGATTACACTGACGGAGAGTACATTGTTAGCGGTGCAAACGCTACTGCCAACATCTTTGCATCATATCCTGCCAAACATCTGTCGGTCTTAAACGGATTTGTCGACCAA GTCATTGCAACTGGCGCTCTGGTTCTCTGCATCCTGGCCATCACTGACCAGAAGAACATCGGGGCCCCCAAAGGCATGGAACCTCTCTGCATAGGTCTGATCATCCTTGCAATCGGGGTGTCCATGGGTCTGAACTGTGGCTACCCCATTAACCCGGCTCGAGACCTGGGCCCGCGCTTCTTCACGGCTGTAGCTGGATGGGGCATGGAAGTGTTTCG AGCTGGTGGTTGCTGGTGGTGGATCCCAGTAGTCGGACCCATGGTCGGGGGAGCAGTTGGAGCCGGTATTTACTTTCTACTGATTGAATTGCACCACACAGAGCctgataaaaaagaagaaaacaacgtCCAGGAGAAGTATGAAATGGTGACCTTGAGTTAA